The proteins below are encoded in one region of Peribacillus muralis:
- a CDS encoding histidine kinase N-terminal domain-containing protein yields the protein MELSSEHNQYKKVLIQYLEENQTIFLTEWNETIKINEIDPYKEKIKENGYGMYALVIRAFRGDLSDDMLIKLAHQVAKERLEANINIGDFLYNINLGRNIIIRNIFGANIPISYLQEFINAINVHFDTFSYHAVTKYTNLTNELIEEKKSYISENHKDKLAVLGQISSSFVHEFRNPLTAIMGFNKLLKRENPQLKYLDIIDYELNQLNFRITQFLHTSKSDFNEEQREEISVMNLIEEIQELTYANIVDASVNVEIDIYPNFFMTASKDGLKQVFLNLFINSIDALKDKEHPRILKVHSLIEENERIIRISNNGPVIASELIETIFEPFVTTKELGTGIGLYVCKKIIESNDGYMNCQSNDDLTTFSIHFPYDG from the coding sequence ATGGAGTTGTCATCTGAACATAATCAGTATAAAAAAGTACTGATACAATACTTGGAAGAAAATCAAACCATATTTTTAACTGAATGGAACGAGACCATTAAGATCAATGAAATAGATCCCTATAAAGAAAAAATCAAAGAGAATGGATATGGCATGTATGCTTTGGTCATCCGAGCGTTTAGGGGAGACTTGTCTGATGACATGCTGATAAAGTTGGCTCATCAAGTTGCAAAAGAGCGCCTTGAAGCAAATATTAATATCGGGGATTTTCTCTATAATATTAATTTAGGGAGAAATATCATCATAAGGAACATTTTTGGAGCGAATATCCCCATTTCTTATTTGCAGGAATTCATTAATGCCATTAATGTACACTTTGATACATTCAGTTATCATGCCGTAACGAAGTATACAAATCTTACGAATGAGTTGATCGAGGAAAAAAAGTCTTATATCAGTGAAAATCATAAAGATAAATTGGCGGTGCTTGGGCAAATATCCTCTAGCTTTGTACATGAGTTCAGGAACCCGCTGACAGCCATTATGGGTTTCAATAAATTACTGAAGCGTGAGAATCCACAATTGAAATATTTGGATATCATTGACTATGAATTGAATCAGTTGAATTTCAGGATAACTCAATTCCTTCATACTTCGAAATCTGATTTTAATGAGGAGCAAAGAGAGGAAATTTCCGTGATGAATTTAATTGAAGAGATACAGGAACTGACATATGCCAATATTGTGGATGCGAGCGTTAATGTTGAAATAGATATTTATCCGAACTTCTTCATGACAGCCAGCAAGGATGGATTGAAGCAAGTGTTTTTAAATCTCTTTATAAATTCCATTGATGCATTAAAGGACAAAGAACACCCTAGAATTTTGAAGGTACACTCTTTAATAGAAGAAAATGAACGAATCATTCGTATTTCTAATAATGGGCCTGTCATTGCCAGTGAACTGATTGAAACCATTTTCGAACCCTTTGTCACCACTAAAGAGTTAGGAACAGGAATTGGTTTATACGTATGTAAAAAAATCATCGAGAGCAATGATGGATATATGAATTGTCAGTCCAACGACGACTTAACCACATTCAGTATCCACTTCCCATATGACGGATAG
- a CDS encoding amino acid permease gives MVTKVAFQTNELKHGLKTRHVTMISIGGVIGAGLFIGSGTIIGSAGPGAILSYIIAGLMIVLIMRMLGEMAVVNPDSGSFSTYAHQALGPWAGYTIGWLYWFNWVIIIAIETTLLGTMIHEWVPSIPMWTASLSFPILMTITNIYSVKAYGEFEYWLAFMKVTAIVIFLFLGAAMIFGFVPGFDSPGLSNISSEGGLFPNGFLPVLLSVIFITFSLSGSEVAAIAAGESENPEKNIMRAINAVVWRLLLFFVGSVAVLVIVIPQGAEELLKTPYASVFDMAGLPAAGQVMNVVIFISLLSVLNSGLYTSSRMLYSLSKKGDAPKILSRVNKRGIPIWALMASVFFAYVCTTFKFVSPDKLFAFLANSSGGVTMIMYIFIAFSHLYLRNKTEKENPGTLKVKMWLFPYLTYATIAILFIIFVAQAFIDSMRLQFFLTTLLAVLVIGSYFLFYHKKAVTIAEPREQLKKIQ, from the coding sequence ATGGTGACGAAAGTGGCTTTTCAAACAAATGAACTGAAGCATGGTCTAAAGACGAGACACGTGACCATGATTTCCATTGGCGGAGTTATCGGGGCAGGCTTATTTATCGGAAGTGGCACGATCATCGGTTCTGCAGGTCCAGGCGCCATTTTATCCTATATCATTGCAGGGCTGATGATTGTCCTTATTATGCGCATGCTAGGTGAAATGGCTGTAGTCAATCCTGATAGTGGGTCTTTTTCAACCTATGCACATCAAGCATTAGGTCCTTGGGCTGGATATACGATTGGCTGGCTGTACTGGTTCAACTGGGTCATCATCATTGCCATTGAGACGACATTATTGGGTACCATGATACATGAGTGGGTTCCTTCCATCCCCATGTGGACTGCTAGTTTATCTTTTCCCATACTGATGACGATCACGAATATTTATTCTGTAAAAGCCTACGGGGAATTTGAATACTGGTTAGCCTTTATGAAAGTTACGGCCATAGTTATCTTCTTGTTCCTAGGTGCAGCCATGATATTCGGGTTTGTCCCAGGATTCGATTCTCCTGGCCTTTCCAACATTTCAAGCGAAGGCGGCCTTTTCCCTAATGGTTTTCTCCCTGTTCTTCTAAGTGTCATATTCATTACTTTCTCATTATCGGGTAGTGAGGTGGCGGCCATTGCCGCAGGAGAATCGGAAAACCCGGAAAAAAATATCATGAGGGCGATAAATGCAGTTGTATGGCGTCTGCTCCTTTTCTTCGTCGGCTCAGTGGCTGTATTGGTAATCGTTATTCCTCAAGGAGCGGAAGAGTTATTGAAAACACCATATGCCAGCGTATTTGATATGGCAGGCCTTCCTGCCGCTGGTCAAGTCATGAATGTCGTTATTTTCATATCGTTGCTTTCCGTTTTGAATTCTGGACTATACACAAGCTCACGTATGTTGTACTCCTTATCAAAAAAAGGAGATGCACCCAAAATCCTTTCTCGGGTGAATAAGCGGGGAATTCCTATCTGGGCGTTGATGGCCAGCGTATTCTTTGCATATGTGTGCACCACTTTTAAATTTGTCTCCCCTGATAAATTGTTTGCCTTTCTCGCAAATAGCTCGGGCGGAGTGACCATGATCATGTATATCTTTATCGCTTTTTCCCATCTGTATTTACGGAATAAGACGGAAAAAGAAAACCCAGGAACACTCAAAGTGAAAATGTGGCTTTTCCCCTACTTAACCTATGCTACCATTGCTATCTTGTTTATCATATTCGTTGCGCAAGCCTTCATTGATTCCATGAGGCTGCAATTCTTTCTCACGACCCTTCTCGCCGTTCTCGTTATCGGATCATACTTTCTGTTTTATCATAAGAAAGCGGTCACCATTGCTGAGCCACGTGAACAACTGAAAAAGATTCAATAG